A region of Pontiella agarivorans DNA encodes the following proteins:
- a CDS encoding choice-of-anchor Q domain-containing protein, whose protein sequence is MNTEDAGPGSLRQAILDAALDEVITFSTNLSGQTIHLTGGELTLGKNETIDASALAEGIILDAAHLSRIFVISNSSSNHLHGLTIQNGTYNSQSRGAGGIFCYGYVELTDCTVQSNDRGIYTSYGEVSLVRSTISGNSDLGMYNYNGIINTFQTEISDNPDGGIFNETGTIAIDQSTVARNTSSSGGGLKSITGPIKITQSTFADNFSTNSGGALSITSGDLTILQSTFSSNASSNSGGAIYFNSGTFNITNSIVCGNSAPVSPNIDGTLNSSHNNLIDIDALLTPLGDYGGPTPSMPPQPGSPAIDTGTSLHFSTDQRGYSRIYGEAKANYSFSNTNLVGVMIVTEGSAPETGTITNNSFLLTPETEWQKSSLILPDLGLMAGFSASFKYRYTAPSNSVYNPADGMSFSFGPAPTVPVGENGITTDGHAVSFNLYNGNHPTDAAFRYIRTTDDPLTFTSPIPFGRFTDANKWHDIEIQLDPEGILNVWFNGSNVLENIQTDYSPTPGDRFTFGARTASGFSEQRIDEIRVTVGRQDIGAAEWTPLEDPIWVTILDDVVDTIFTNGISLREAIQYNRSIGGGCSIGFDPALNGQILAQTNSQFTINQNLTIDASNLPNKIQLY, encoded by the coding sequence TTGAATACGGAAGATGCCGGACCAGGAAGCCTGCGGCAGGCCATTCTTGATGCAGCCCTGGATGAAGTCATCACCTTCTCCACCAATCTTTCAGGCCAAACCATTCATCTCACCGGCGGTGAGCTGACTCTTGGAAAAAATGAAACAATTGATGCCTCCGCTCTGGCGGAGGGGATCATTTTGGATGCAGCACATTTGTCACGGATTTTCGTGATTTCAAATTCGTCGAGCAATCACCTACATGGATTGACGATTCAAAATGGCACTTACAATTCGCAGAGCAGAGGGGCCGGCGGTATCTTCTGTTATGGGTATGTCGAGCTGACGGACTGCACCGTCCAGTCCAATGACAGAGGCATTTACACGTCCTACGGCGAAGTCTCTCTGGTTCGCTCGACCATTTCCGGAAATTCAGATCTCGGCATGTACAATTACAACGGGATCATTAACACCTTCCAAACGGAAATCTCTGATAATCCAGACGGTGGAATATTTAACGAAACAGGCACGATTGCCATCGATCAATCAACCGTTGCACGGAATACATCATCATCGGGTGGCGGACTGAAAAGCATCACCGGTCCTATCAAGATTACCCAATCCACCTTCGCAGATAATTTTTCAACCAATTCAGGCGGCGCGCTATCGATCACTTCCGGCGACCTGACCATTCTTCAATCAACATTTTCCTCGAATGCATCGAGCAATTCAGGCGGTGCGATTTATTTTAACAGCGGAACATTCAATATCACCAACTCGATCGTATGCGGAAATAGCGCTCCGGTGTCGCCCAACATCGATGGAACCCTGAATTCGAGTCACAATAATTTAATTGATATCGATGCTCTTCTCACCCCGCTTGGTGATTATGGTGGCCCGACTCCATCCATGCCGCCTCAACCGGGAAGCCCGGCCATTGATACCGGAACATCGCTTCACTTTTCGACCGATCAACGTGGATACTCCCGCATATATGGTGAAGCTAAAGCTAATTATTCTTTCTCTAATACCAATTTAGTCGGAGTCATGATTGTGACAGAAGGCAGTGCTCCTGAAACCGGAACCATCACCAATAATAGTTTTCTTCTCACGCCGGAAACCGAGTGGCAGAAATCATCGCTGATTCTTCCGGACCTTGGCCTGATGGCTGGTTTTTCTGCCTCCTTTAAATATCGTTATACGGCACCTTCCAATAGCGTATATAATCCAGCAGACGGCATGAGTTTTTCTTTTGGTCCGGCCCCGACTGTTCCTGTTGGAGAAAACGGTATCACCACCGATGGACATGCCGTCAGCTTTAACCTGTACAACGGGAACCATCCAACGGATGCCGCGTTCCGGTATATTCGCACCACCGACGATCCGCTAACATTTACCTCCCCGATTCCATTCGGTCGGTTCACTGACGCGAACAAATGGCACGATATCGAGATTCAACTCGATCCTGAAGGCATACTGAATGTTTGGTTTAACGGATCGAATGTACTGGAAAATATTCAAACCGATTATAGTCCCACCCCCGGCGACCGCTTTACATTTGGTGCGCGTACCGCCAGCGGTTTTTCCGAACAACGTATTGATGAAATCCGCGTCACCGTCGGAAGGCAGGATATTGGAGCGGCGGAGTGGACCCCGCTAGAGGATCCGATTTGGGTCACGATTCTCGATGATGTTGTAGACACTATTTTCACAAACGGCATCTCTTTGCGCGAAGCGATTCAGTACAACCGTTCAATTGGAGGCGGCTGCAGCATCGGATTTGATCCGGCGCTGAACGGACAGATCTTGGCCCAAACGAACAGCCAGTTCACCATCAACCAAAATTTAACGATTGATGCATCCAACCTCCCTAACAAGATCCAGCTGTACTGA
- a CDS encoding hypothetical protein (produces ATP from ADP in the presence of a proton gradient across the membrane; the K subunit is a nonenzymatic component which binds the dimeric form by interacting with the G and E subunits), whose product MDIAITAAEATKIGAAMALGFGAIGSALGTGTAGMAGIGAWKKCYLQGKAAPFILLVFIGAPLSQTIYGMLLMNFILNAAEPSNAHLYAGIIGGIAMGFSAWYQGKAGAAGSDALAETGQGFGNYLTVLGIVETVALFVMIFIQKAL is encoded by the coding sequence ATGGACATCGCAATCACAGCAGCAGAAGCAACAAAAATCGGAGCTGCAATGGCACTCGGATTCGGCGCAATCGGATCAGCACTGGGTACAGGAACCGCAGGGATGGCCGGTATCGGCGCATGGAAAAAATGCTACCTGCAGGGCAAAGCCGCTCCCTTCATCCTGCTCGTATTCATTGGTGCTCCGCTGTCGCAGACCATATACGGCATGCTGCTCATGAACTTCATTCTGAATGCCGCTGAACCGAGCAATGCCCATCTTTATGCCGGCATTATCGGCGGTATTGCCATGGGCTTCTCTGCTTGGTATCAGGGTAAAGCCGGTGCGGCAGGTTCTGACGCTCTTGCCGAAACCGGACAGGGATTCGGTAACTACCTCACCGTTCTCGGTATCGTGGAAACCGTGGCCCTCTTCGTGATGATTTTCATCCAGAAAGCCCTCTAA
- a CDS encoding V-type ATP synthase subunit I codes for MIVKMKKLTLLCTRSQQDATLEKLRALKVVHIEHVQAPSSGKLEEARNHLLYVQRAQEVLRARPDTDPTGKDADQLVDAVWKLLETEKQLQEQLQGLKHEIERISPFGEFDPRDLKKLQAEGVYAKLYKLSLKEPCEIPDSVAIEEISRDKTDRYVFAVSREMFTLPAHEIRLPDRSLSRLQRHLEKTEKGLEETEAELQSYAGDKALVDKIADAAADKVTYLETQAGMGTDSAIVYLKGFYPADRESEIETAAAEYGWGLTFEDVTDEDEAPTLLRNPKWVKPIQAVLDVIGVVPGYKELDVSAIFLIFLSIFFAFLIGDAGYGLLFIGLTLFGKVKTKGNEAAQPGLNLLLIMSTCCVIFGGLTGNYFGIPTESLPAPLQAITNDFMTGLSTETGLRDPDVAANNIMFICFVIGAVHITIAHVWNFIRKINSVSCLSDLGWILSTWGLFFLVLEMVIGADAIPIPMMSKNILGGMVGSGALLILISLLAKKEFFGLVTLALDLINNFVDIISYVRLYAVGAASLAIAVAFNEMALGMGFKGLASLGAALILFLGHGLNIILCAMGILVHGIRLNTLEFSGHAGVEWGGIHYNPFKKKNETLNN; via the coding sequence ATGATCGTAAAAATGAAGAAACTTACGCTCCTGTGCACCCGTTCGCAACAGGACGCTACGCTGGAAAAACTGCGCGCCCTCAAAGTCGTGCACATTGAACACGTACAGGCACCTTCCAGCGGAAAACTGGAAGAAGCCCGCAACCACCTGCTGTATGTACAGCGTGCCCAGGAAGTACTGCGCGCCCGTCCCGACACCGATCCGACCGGCAAAGATGCCGACCAGCTGGTTGATGCCGTATGGAAGCTTCTCGAAACAGAGAAACAGCTGCAGGAACAGCTGCAGGGCCTCAAACATGAAATTGAGCGTATTTCCCCGTTTGGAGAATTTGATCCGCGCGACCTCAAAAAGCTGCAGGCCGAAGGGGTTTATGCAAAGCTTTATAAGCTGTCGCTCAAAGAACCCTGCGAAATCCCGGACAGCGTCGCCATTGAAGAAATCAGCCGCGACAAAACAGACCGGTATGTTTTTGCGGTATCCCGCGAAATGTTCACCCTTCCGGCTCACGAAATCCGGCTGCCCGACCGTTCCCTGAGCCGCCTTCAGCGTCATCTCGAAAAAACGGAAAAAGGCCTCGAAGAAACGGAAGCCGAATTGCAGAGCTATGCGGGCGATAAAGCCCTCGTCGATAAAATTGCAGACGCCGCCGCCGACAAAGTGACCTATCTGGAAACGCAGGCCGGTATGGGCACCGACTCGGCCATCGTTTATCTTAAAGGGTTTTATCCAGCAGACCGCGAGAGCGAGATCGAAACAGCGGCTGCCGAGTATGGCTGGGGTCTGACCTTTGAGGATGTTACCGACGAAGATGAAGCCCCCACCCTCCTGCGCAACCCGAAGTGGGTCAAACCGATTCAGGCCGTACTGGATGTAATCGGCGTTGTCCCCGGATACAAAGAGCTGGACGTCAGTGCCATCTTTCTGATTTTCCTCAGCATCTTCTTCGCCTTCCTCATCGGCGATGCCGGCTACGGTCTGCTGTTCATCGGACTCACACTGTTTGGCAAGGTGAAGACGAAAGGTAATGAAGCCGCTCAGCCGGGGCTGAACCTGCTGCTGATCATGAGTACCTGTTGCGTGATCTTCGGAGGACTTACCGGAAACTATTTCGGCATTCCAACCGAAAGCCTTCCGGCGCCGCTTCAGGCAATCACCAATGACTTCATGACCGGACTCTCTACAGAGACCGGACTCCGCGATCCGGATGTGGCAGCAAACAACATCATGTTCATCTGTTTTGTCATCGGTGCTGTCCACATCACCATTGCTCACGTCTGGAACTTTATCCGAAAAATAAACAGTGTTTCCTGCCTCTCAGATCTCGGCTGGATTCTCTCCACCTGGGGACTGTTCTTCCTGGTCCTGGAAATGGTGATCGGCGCTGATGCCATTCCGATTCCTATGATGTCGAAAAATATCCTCGGCGGAATGGTCGGTTCCGGCGCACTCCTGATCCTGATCAGTCTGCTGGCCAAAAAAGAGTTCTTCGGCCTGGTTACACTGGCGCTCGATCTGATCAACAACTTCGTGGACATCATTTCATATGTACGTCTCTATGCAGTGGGTGCGGCTTCGCTCGCCATCGCCGTTGCGTTCAATGAAATGGCTCTGGGTATGGGCTTCAAAGGGCTCGCATCGCTCGGTGCCGCCCTCATCCTGTTTCTCGGTCACGGACTGAACATCATTCTTTGTGCAATGGGTATCCTGGTACACGGCATTCGCCTGAACACTTTGGAATTCTCGGGACACGCCGGTGTGGAATGGGGCGGTATTCACTACAACCCGTTTAAGAAGAAAAACGAAACTTTAAATAATTAG
- a CDS encoding V-type ATP synthase subunit D: protein MAKIKLTKNELKTQRDSLKRFQRYLPTLQLKKQQLQMEMRRLDQEIEEKRDEEQEARAQLSSWIQLYSEPIDLGPYAELETLKTSHGNIAGVNIPILDDLVFKEIPMNLFETEAWTDEGVNTLKQLTRLRVERQILEEQHRLLGEELRTTTQRVNLFEKVKIPEAKENIRVIRIFMGDQQTAAVARSKIAKGKNA, encoded by the coding sequence ATGGCAAAAATTAAATTAACCAAAAACGAGCTCAAGACGCAGCGCGATTCGCTTAAGCGGTTCCAGCGCTACCTGCCGACGCTCCAGCTCAAAAAGCAGCAGCTTCAGATGGAGATGCGCCGCCTCGATCAGGAAATTGAGGAAAAACGCGACGAAGAGCAGGAAGCCCGCGCGCAGCTCAGCTCATGGATTCAGCTCTATTCCGAACCGATTGATCTGGGTCCTTATGCTGAACTGGAAACGCTGAAGACGTCTCATGGCAATATTGCCGGGGTAAATATTCCGATTCTGGACGATCTGGTTTTCAAAGAGATCCCAATGAACCTCTTCGAAACCGAAGCCTGGACCGATGAAGGGGTCAACACCCTCAAACAGTTGACCCGTCTGCGGGTGGAACGCCAGATTCTGGAAGAACAGCACCGTCTGCTTGGTGAGGAACTGCGGACCACCACCCAGCGCGTGAACCTCTTCGAAAAAGTCAAGATTCCGGAAGCGAAGGAAAATATCCGCGTCATCCGTATTTTCATGGGGGATCAGCAGACTGCCGCCGTGGCCCGATCCAAAATCGCGAAGGGGAAAAACGCATGA
- a CDS encoding V-type ATP synthase subunit B has protein sequence MQNKVYHRIEQITGNVIVVKADGVINGELALVDSNHGVSMAQVIRLDREDVYLQVFSGGRGVGTDSKVRFLGRTMQIPFSDNLLGRVFSGSGEPRDNGPEIEENMIEIGGPSVNPAKRIIPRNMVRTGIPMIDVFNTLVESQKLPIFSVAGEPYNDLLAQIALQAEVDVIILGGMGLKYDDYLFFRDKLDESGALSRTVMFVHTASDPTVECLLVPDVSLAVAEQYAQEDKRVLVLLTDMTNFADSMKEVAITMEQIPSNRGYPGDLYSQLAARYEKAVDFEGSGSITLLAVTTMPGDDVTHPVPDNTGYITEGQFYLKNGRIEPFGSLSRLKQQVNDRTREDHRVIMDTMIQLYANYKETLEKQSMGFRMSDWDTKLLKYGEKFETSMMDITVNTPLEEALDNGWKILADCFEPSETGIQSKYTDQFWPKG, from the coding sequence ATGCAGAATAAAGTGTATCACCGTATTGAACAGATCACCGGTAACGTGATCGTGGTTAAAGCTGACGGCGTCATCAACGGCGAGCTTGCTCTGGTTGATTCCAATCACGGCGTGTCAATGGCTCAGGTCATCCGCCTCGACAGAGAAGACGTATATCTGCAGGTGTTCTCCGGCGGTCGAGGTGTCGGCACCGACTCCAAGGTCCGTTTCCTGGGCCGAACCATGCAGATTCCGTTTTCTGACAATCTGCTCGGCCGTGTATTCTCCGGTTCCGGCGAACCGCGTGACAACGGCCCGGAAATCGAAGAAAACATGATCGAAATCGGCGGTCCTTCTGTTAACCCGGCAAAACGTATCATTCCGCGGAATATGGTGCGTACCGGCATTCCGATGATCGATGTGTTCAACACCCTCGTCGAATCGCAGAAGCTGCCGATTTTCTCGGTGGCCGGCGAGCCCTATAACGACCTGCTTGCGCAGATCGCCCTGCAGGCCGAAGTGGATGTGATTATCCTCGGCGGCATGGGCCTCAAATACGACGATTATCTTTTCTTCCGTGACAAGCTGGACGAAAGCGGCGCCCTTTCCCGCACCGTGATGTTCGTCCACACGGCATCCGACCCGACGGTTGAATGTCTGCTTGTTCCCGATGTTTCGCTGGCGGTGGCCGAACAGTACGCCCAGGAAGACAAACGGGTACTTGTGCTGCTGACCGACATGACCAACTTTGCCGACTCCATGAAGGAAGTGGCGATTACCATGGAACAGATTCCATCGAACCGCGGCTATCCCGGCGATTTATACTCCCAGCTCGCGGCCCGTTACGAAAAAGCCGTGGACTTTGAAGGCAGCGGCTCCATCACCCTGCTCGCAGTGACGACGATGCCGGGCGATGACGTGACCCATCCGGTTCCGGATAACACCGGTTACATCACCGAAGGTCAGTTCTATCTCAAGAACGGACGTATTGAACCCTTCGGCTCGCTCTCCCGTCTGAAACAGCAGGTGAACGACCGGACCCGCGAAGACCACCGGGTTATCATGGACACCATGATTCAGCTCTACGCAAACTATAAAGAAACCCTCGAAAAACAGTCGATGGGATTCCGAATGTCCGACTGGGATACCAAGCTGCTTAAATACGGTGAAAAATTTGAAACCAGCATGATGGATATCACCGTCAACACCCCGCTCGAAGAAGCCCTCGACAACGGCTGGAAAATCCTGGCCGACTGTTTTGAACCTTCAGAAACCGGTATTCAATCCAAGTACACTGACCAATTCTGGCCGAAGGGTTAA
- a CDS encoding V-type ATP synthase subunit A — protein sequence MSENIGKVIGVNGNLLKVEFDKPVIQNEVAYACVGSGDLKLKAEVIRVRGNSAELQVFEDTIGLKVGDPVEFTGDLLSVELGPGLLTQVFDGLQNPLPRLAEESGFFLQRGKYLDPLPRDKKWNYTPVVNVGDTVIAGDTLGTVPEGLYDHKIMTPFNLRGKWKVKEAAPAGEYTVEQVIATLEDDKGNTRDCKIMQIWPVKMPIKCYSERLRPTESMASGMRTIDTFFPVAKGGTFCVPGPFGAGKTVLQQIISRNADVDIVIIAACGERAGEVVETLREFPELTDPRTGKSLMERTLIICNTSSMPVAAREASVYTGVTLAEYYRQMGLDVLLLADSTSRWAQALREMSGRLEEIPGEEAFPAYLESVIASFYERGGVVKLNNGETGSVTIGGTVSPAGGNFEEPVTQATLKVVGAFHGLSRARSDARRYPAIDPLDSWSKYPSVVPLDKVSKARKILRDGSEVGQMMKVVGEEGTSIDDFVLYLKSEYIDATYLQQNAFNETDAANSVERQEYVFDRLLKLLDTKMKFKDKGEARSFFQQLTQTCRDWNNSEFQSDDFKRIEEEMSKALAEVSDYAE from the coding sequence ATGAGCGAAAACATCGGTAAAGTAATCGGGGTAAACGGCAACCTGCTGAAGGTTGAGTTTGATAAACCCGTGATCCAGAACGAAGTGGCCTACGCCTGTGTCGGCTCCGGCGACCTTAAGCTGAAAGCGGAGGTTATCCGTGTGCGAGGCAACAGCGCCGAACTGCAGGTATTTGAAGATACGATCGGCCTGAAAGTCGGCGACCCGGTTGAATTCACCGGCGACCTGCTTTCTGTGGAACTCGGTCCCGGCCTGCTGACACAGGTTTTTGACGGCCTTCAGAATCCTCTCCCCCGTCTGGCTGAAGAATCGGGATTCTTCCTGCAGCGCGGCAAATACCTCGATCCGCTTCCTCGCGATAAAAAATGGAATTACACCCCTGTCGTAAACGTCGGCGACACCGTAATTGCCGGCGACACGCTGGGAACGGTTCCGGAAGGGCTCTATGATCACAAGATCATGACCCCGTTCAACCTCCGCGGTAAGTGGAAAGTGAAAGAAGCCGCTCCGGCCGGCGAATATACCGTTGAGCAGGTTATCGCAACGCTCGAAGACGATAAAGGCAACACCCGCGATTGCAAAATCATGCAGATCTGGCCGGTGAAAATGCCGATCAAATGTTACTCGGAACGGCTCCGTCCAACCGAATCCATGGCTTCCGGCATGCGGACCATCGATACCTTTTTCCCGGTTGCCAAAGGCGGCACCTTCTGTGTTCCGGGTCCGTTCGGTGCAGGTAAAACCGTACTGCAGCAGATTATATCACGTAATGCCGATGTGGATATTGTGATCATTGCAGCCTGCGGCGAACGTGCCGGAGAGGTGGTCGAAACACTCCGAGAATTCCCGGAACTGACCGACCCGCGTACAGGAAAATCGCTGATGGAACGTACGCTCATCATTTGTAACACCTCATCCATGCCGGTAGCGGCCCGTGAAGCATCCGTCTACACCGGCGTAACGCTGGCCGAATACTACCGCCAAATGGGACTCGACGTTCTGTTGCTGGCTGACTCTACCTCCCGCTGGGCGCAGGCTCTGCGCGAAATGTCCGGTCGTCTGGAAGAAATTCCCGGCGAGGAAGCCTTCCCGGCTTATCTGGAATCCGTGATTGCCTCATTCTATGAACGTGGCGGAGTGGTGAAACTCAACAATGGCGAAACCGGCTCGGTCACCATTGGCGGAACCGTTTCACCGGCCGGCGGTAACTTCGAAGAACCGGTAACGCAGGCCACCCTGAAAGTGGTCGGCGCTTTCCACGGTCTTTCGCGTGCCCGTTCCGATGCCCGCCGCTACCCGGCAATCGACCCGCTCGATTCCTGGAGCAAATATCCTTCTGTCGTTCCACTGGATAAGGTTTCCAAAGCCCGGAAAATCCTGCGCGACGGTTCAGAAGTCGGCCAGATGATGAAAGTGGTCGGTGAAGAAGGCACCTCAATAGATGACTTCGTGCTGTACTTGAAATCAGAATATATCGATGCCACCTATCTCCAGCAGAACGCTTTCAACGAAACCGATGCGGCCAACTCGGTCGAACGTCAGGAATATGTTTTTGACCGGTTGCTTAAACTGCTGGATACCAAAATGAAATTTAAGGACAAAGGGGAAGCCCGTTCGTTCTTCCAGCAGCTCACGCAGACCTGCCGCGACTGGAACAACAGTGAATTCCAGTCCGATGACTTTAAGAGAATTGAAGAGGAAATGAGTAAAGCGCTCGCGGAGGTTTCTGACTATGCAGAATAA
- a CDS encoding DUF2764 family protein — MMAYYSLVASLPSLQIGDEPPVSVEQYIENCSQWITERETGILKAVLLNEPVAAPCPLCKAWHNLETQLRNAVARHRGQKLGVDFKEYIQPHEGFSGTVEVLVKDAFTRSDPLELEQELDRARWQLAEELIGEDTFGFSKVLAYGIQLKIVERWNSMDVSVGKGNIEAVITANTEKEEVAETE; from the coding sequence ATGATGGCCTACTACTCACTTGTAGCCAGTCTGCCGAGTCTCCAGATCGGGGACGAGCCTCCGGTATCCGTTGAACAGTATATTGAAAACTGTTCGCAATGGATAACTGAACGCGAAACAGGCATTCTGAAAGCGGTCCTGCTCAATGAGCCCGTTGCCGCCCCCTGCCCGCTCTGCAAAGCCTGGCATAATCTGGAAACACAGCTGCGCAACGCCGTGGCCCGCCACCGCGGCCAGAAACTCGGCGTCGATTTCAAGGAATACATCCAGCCGCACGAAGGGTTCAGCGGAACAGTAGAGGTGCTGGTGAAAGATGCCTTCACCCGCAGCGATCCACTTGAACTCGAGCAGGAGCTCGACCGTGCACGATGGCAGCTGGCCGAAGAATTAATCGGCGAAGACACCTTCGGATTCAGCAAGGTGCTGGCTTACGGGATCCAGCTTAAAATTGTTGAACGCTGGAACAGTATGGACGTTTCGGTCGGCAAGGGAAACATCGAGGCCGTCATTACAGCAAACACTGAAAAAGAAGAGGTCGCGGAAACCGAATAA
- a CDS encoding M28 family metallopeptidase, which produces MHAVPNPKATTNTAVSFAVPARALCTAAVIFLSGCDTEKTSAADLPAFDGQKAYAEVEALVQFSPRDAGTSGGWKAAKHIFQRLENFGIDAEMDEFTDITPEGEKTMINVIGMIPGKQKEWIILGSHFDTMPGIDNFQGANDSGSSTGVLLELARMIQTSKVQPDIGLIFAFFDGEEGISDYIPGDGLHGSRHMARQLVQRGDHLKIRAMILLDMVGDHDLKFTLPYNSSRDLVQETFKAAHTLGCRDRFTLSRSIITDDHVPFLDIGIPAIDLIDFKFGSEPGLNDLWHTEADNLQNISAESLEITGNITLQLFKQIAFEQNRE; this is translated from the coding sequence ATGCATGCTGTTCCAAACCCCAAAGCCACTACAAACACTGCAGTGAGCTTTGCGGTTCCGGCTCGCGCTCTGTGCACCGCTGCGGTGATTTTCCTCTCAGGATGCGATACGGAAAAGACCTCCGCCGCCGATCTCCCGGCGTTTGACGGACAGAAGGCCTATGCCGAGGTCGAGGCGCTGGTGCAGTTCTCCCCCCGCGATGCGGGGACTTCCGGAGGCTGGAAGGCGGCAAAACATATTTTCCAACGGCTGGAAAATTTCGGTATTGATGCCGAAATGGATGAATTTACCGATATCACCCCGGAGGGTGAAAAAACGATGATCAACGTCATCGGCATGATTCCCGGGAAACAAAAAGAATGGATCATTCTCGGCTCTCATTTCGACACCATGCCCGGCATTGACAACTTCCAAGGTGCCAACGATTCGGGGTCAAGTACCGGCGTCCTGCTGGAGCTTGCCCGCATGATCCAAACCTCAAAGGTCCAACCGGATATCGGCCTGATCTTTGCCTTTTTTGATGGAGAAGAAGGCATCTCCGACTACATTCCCGGCGACGGACTCCACGGCAGCCGCCATATGGCCCGCCAGCTGGTGCAGCGAGGTGATCACCTGAAAATCCGCGCCATGATCCTGCTGGATATGGTCGGAGACCATGACCTGAAATTCACCCTGCCCTACAACAGCTCCAGAGATCTGGTGCAGGAAACGTTCAAAGCAGCCCATACTCTGGGCTGTCGCGACCGATTCACTCTTTCAAGATCGATTATCACCGACGACCATGTGCCGTTTCTGGATATCGGCATTCCGGCGATTGACCTCATTGATTTCAAGTTCGGCTCCGAGCCCGGACTGAACGACCTCTGGCATACCGAGGCCGATAATCTGCAAAACATTAGTGCAGAGAGCCTTGAAATCACGGGCAACATCACCCTACAATTGTTTAAACAGATTGCATTTGAGCAAAACAGGGAGTAA
- the recA gene encoding recombinase RecA produces the protein MAAKKDTPKDPASALSAVVSQIQKQYGEGAIVKLGDASANQHIESISTGALTVDLALGIGGLPRGRIVEIYGPESSGKTTLVSHVIANAQKAGGSAAFIDTEHALDPGYAKKIGVDIDNLLVSQPDSGEEALNICEALVKSNSLDVVVVDSVAALAPRAELDGEMGQSHVGLQARLMSQALRKLVSAINHSRCICIFTNQIREKVGVMFGSPETTPGGRALKFYSSVRLDIRRIGQLKDSSGNVYGNRTRVKVVKNKVAAPFTQAEFDILYAEGISYTGSVIDAAIDAGIIDKKGSWLSMDGTQLGQGRDAAVRALKEDKELCDSVIERIHKTREETAEK, from the coding sequence ATGGCCGCAAAAAAAGATACTCCGAAAGATCCCGCCTCTGCACTCAGCGCAGTCGTTTCACAGATTCAGAAACAGTACGGGGAGGGTGCCATCGTCAAACTCGGAGATGCCTCAGCCAATCAGCACATTGAATCGATTTCCACCGGCGCGTTAACCGTTGACCTGGCCTTGGGCATCGGCGGTCTCCCGCGCGGCCGCATCGTCGAGATCTACGGTCCGGAATCCTCCGGTAAAACCACCCTGGTTTCCCACGTGATTGCCAACGCGCAGAAGGCCGGAGGCTCCGCAGCGTTCATTGACACCGAGCATGCGCTCGACCCGGGCTATGCCAAAAAAATCGGTGTAGACATTGATAACCTGCTGGTTTCCCAGCCGGATTCCGGAGAAGAAGCACTCAACATTTGTGAAGCACTCGTGAAGAGTAATTCACTCGACGTGGTGGTGGTCGACTCAGTGGCCGCCCTCGCCCCGCGCGCTGAACTCGATGGCGAAATGGGCCAGTCCCACGTCGGCCTGCAGGCCCGCCTGATGTCGCAGGCGCTGCGCAAACTCGTTTCCGCCATCAACCACTCCCGCTGCATCTGTATTTTCACCAACCAGATCCGTGAAAAAGTGGGCGTCATGTTCGGCAGTCCGGAAACCACCCCCGGCGGCCGCGCACTGAAATTCTACTCCTCGGTCCGCCTCGATATCCGCCGTATCGGCCAACTGAAAGATTCCTCCGGCAATGTCTACGGCAACCGCACCCGCGTAAAAGTGGTGAAAAACAAGGTGGCCGCCCCCTTCACGCAGGCGGAGTTTGACATCCTTTATGCTGAAGGCATCTCCTACACCGGCTCGGTGATTGATGCAGCGATTGACGCCGGTATTATTGACAAAAAAGGCTCCTGGCTTTCCATGGACGGTACGCAGCTGGGGCAAGGCCGCGATGCCGCCGTAAGGGCGCTGAAGGAAGACAAGGAACTCTGTGATTCGGTTATTGAACGAATTCATAAAACCCGCGAAGAAACTGCCGAGAAATAA